The Colletotrichum destructivum chromosome 8, complete sequence genome includes the window TCGCCGCAGCTGGCCAAGCGGAACTGGCCGAGGGGGATCTGTACCGAGGAGCTGTACGGCCGGAGTCTGATATTGGCCTGCCCGATGCGCTGGAACTCGGGGCTGATCCTGACCAACGCCTTTGGCGTGTTTGCAAACACCTGCTGCGTGCTGcccccggccgacgccgtgggCCTGCCGCCCGCCATGTTCGACCGGCTCACCAAGCTCAATCACGTCGAGGGGCTGGTGGCAACGCCcttcaccgtcgtcgagctgtTCAACGACGTCACGACCCGCCCGACGCTCCAGGCCCTGGAGTTTGTCACCTACCTCGGCGCGCGGCTGGAcaaggtcgtcggcgacgcgctGGTGCAGCACACGCGCCTCGGgtccgtcatcggcgccaccGAGACCGGCGGGCGGTTCTCGTTTCTGCCACGCGACAAGAGGTTCTGGCACACGTACGACTTCATCCCGGAGGCGCACGTGCGGCTCGTCCCGATCGACAAGTCGGGCCTGCCGACAAACGCGGCCGAGGGAGGCGACGTGCACCGCATGTTCATCGACCGGCCCGAGGGGGACATCAGGGAGTACATGTGCGCGTTTTGGAACGTGCGGATGTTTGAGGGCGTCGACACCATCGACACCAAGGAGCTGTGGCGGCCGGTGGACTGCGACGGGGAGGTGCGGTGGGAGTTCTTCGCGCGGGCCGACGACTCGGTCAAGCTGTTTGGCGGGGTGTCCTTCGACGCGGCCGAATTCGAGACGCCGATCGCGAGACACCCCGGTATCCGACACGTGTTTGTCGGGGGcgctggccggccggcgccgtttGTGATCCTGGACATGTACGAGGAGGCGGTGCGCGGGCGGGACAGAGGGGACGTTGCGAGGGAGATTTGGGAGACGGTCGTCGAGCCGCTGAACCGCCAGGTGGTCAAGGAGATCCGCATTCCCGTGGAGACGGTcatggtggcggcggaggggcgGCCGTTGCCTCTGAGTCTCAAGCAGCTGGTGCTTCGGACgcgggcggaggaggagtacAAGGCGGAGATTGAGGCGGCGTACGGGAAGTTGAACGAGGAGGGTCAGGATAGTCGGGAGAAGTTTGCCGAGTTTATGAAgtagatggatggatggatggacggacgGATGGTCTGTCATGTCTGTAGCTGGCTGCTGCTTGCTTGTATCCAAAAAGGAGTTGAATTTTATGAGTTCGCCAGTGTTGACGTGTACATACTAGTCCTGTTGCACTGCTCCAATTGACTCCGTTTACATATCGCTAAACATCAATGTCTTCCAGGTCCTTACTCGACCAAACCCCCGGCACACTACTGGTATCCAACGGCCGTCTCTCGTACCCAAGCGCCAAGATGCCGCGGTCGTTCGTGATCCGGTGCTTCTCGAGCCAGTCGTAGATCGGGCCCCAGTCCTTGCACTGCCGCTGGTACCCCCAGCCCGTCCCCTCGTGTTCGCCCCGCCACTCGACCGTCAGGTCCGGGTTGCACATGATGGTCTGCCGCACGTAGTCCCAGCAGTGGTTGAGGTGCTCGAGCTGCcagccgacgccgaagagAGGACTCGTCTTGTCGCCGGTTCGGTTGTAGTAGAGGTCGTAGAAGGCGTGTTTGGTCGAGTACTGTGGTTTTTTTTTAGTTGGGTTTTTTTCATAGATTTTTGTTCTTTAGTTGATtgaggggaggagggtgcATAGGTTATGTTGGATCTCCAGAAAAGACTTACAAGACAGTGTAGTTGGTGGGCGATGCCAGTCCAGCCTGACGCGCCGCGTGGAGAGGACATGTTCAGGCCTGGCATTTCGGGGAGGCCGGTGCTGTT containing:
- a CDS encoding Putative AMP-dependent synthetase/ligase domain, AMP-binding, ANL domain-containing protein gives rise to the protein MASPSEKLFVRKIEQNARLIPTNIFARVPLDDWETNGYRSITWKQYNDGINKIAHWLDETLGKSVDNDTVSYFGANDIRYAFIFAALNKTNRKLLTPDGRLMKGALHGLLSASNCKAWLYTEDEIAAQTPFGLEETGIVLQAFPSLEWCLEAEDTTPYPYTKTYEEHKLEEILIIHTSGTTGPPKPIYMNNGFWAAACASPQLAKRNWPRGICTEELYGRSLILACPMRWNSGLILTNAFGVFANTCCVLPPADAVGLPPAMFDRLTKLNHVEGLVATPFTVVELFNDVTTRPTLQALEFVTYLGARLDKVVGDALVQHTRLGSVIGATETGGRFSFLPRDKRFWHTYDFIPEAHVRLVPIDKSGLPTNAAEGGDVHRMFIDRPEGDIREYMCAFWNVRMFEGVDTIDTKELWRPVDCDGEVRWEFFARADDSVKLFGGVSFDAAEFETPIARHPGIRHVFVGGAGRPAPFVILDMYEEAVRGRDRGDVAREIWETVVEPLNRQVVKEIRIPVETVMVAAEGRPLPLSLKQLVLRTRAEEEYKAEIEAAYGKLNEEGQDSREKFAEFMK
- a CDS encoding Putative mycotoxin biosynthesis protein UstYa, yielding MGSKTHSDGEEDAYVASRGSSQEDARLIQSENEPPPPASRPGIGLRRLGPTFLLSLSNLISLSALLLLLVTRDNSVRPCVPDKHPHWIAPEIPVTKILEESNDYTRPPDEDELKAWGHLMPLGRGLVMVNSTGLPEMPGLNMSSPRGASGWTGIAHQLHCLYSTKHAFYDLYYNRTGDKTSPLFGVGWQLEHLNHCWDYVRQTIMCNPDLTVEWRGEHEGTGWGYQRQCKDWGPIYDWLEKHRITNDRGILALGYERRPLDTSSVPGVWSSKDLEDIDV